The following are encoded in a window of Streptomyces sp. SAT1 genomic DNA:
- a CDS encoding ATP-grasp domain-containing protein → MRIGLVTADPGHPLLADATALLTPAHQVDVLHPETADAAGPLADVYLLKARTPGALRLARALERRGAPVVNSAAATALCQDRTAMAEHARRAGLPFAATRTLAALAELAAGPPPSAPVVIKSRHSRRHDLVARVDGAAPLARLAAAHPREPVVVQDFAPNNGWDHKLWVVGGRLFAALRRSELSPEGRGPTVPLAADALPPGWAALAHRVGEVFALEVYGVDIIDRGDGTALIVDINAFPGARGQAGAPEALAALALSAATTARRRPVTGTAPGSTLLPARPGDRS, encoded by the coding sequence ATGAGGATCGGCCTGGTCACCGCGGACCCCGGCCACCCCCTGCTGGCCGACGCGACCGCGCTGCTCACCCCCGCACACCAGGTGGACGTCCTGCACCCGGAGACGGCCGACGCCGCCGGGCCGCTCGCCGACGTCTACCTCCTCAAGGCGCGCACACCCGGCGCCCTCCGTCTCGCCCGCGCGCTGGAGCGGCGCGGCGCGCCCGTGGTCAACTCGGCCGCGGCGACGGCGCTGTGCCAGGACCGCACGGCCATGGCCGAGCACGCCCGGCGCGCCGGACTGCCCTTCGCGGCCACCCGCACCCTCGCCGCGCTCGCCGAACTGGCCGCCGGGCCACCGCCGTCCGCGCCCGTGGTGATCAAGAGCCGGCACAGCAGGCGGCACGATCTGGTGGCCCGCGTCGACGGCGCCGCACCACTGGCCCGGCTCGCCGCCGCGCACCCGCGAGAACCGGTCGTCGTCCAGGACTTCGCGCCCAACAACGGCTGGGACCACAAACTCTGGGTGGTGGGCGGCCGCCTCTTCGCCGCCCTGCGCCGCTCCGAACTCTCCCCCGAGGGGCGGGGCCCCACCGTGCCGCTCGCCGCTGACGCCCTGCCGCCCGGCTGGGCCGCCCTCGCCCACCGGGTCGGCGAGGTCTTCGCCCTGGAGGTCTACGGCGTCGACATCATCGACCGCGGCGACGGCACCGCCCTGATCGTCGACATCAACGCCTTCCCCGGAGCCCGCGGCCAGGCGGGCGCCCCCGAGGCACTGGCGGCCCTGGCCCTGTCCGCGGCCACCACGGCACGGCGGCGGCCGGTCACCGGCACCGCCCCCGGGAGCACCTTGCTCCCGGCACGCCCCGGGGACAGGTCCTAG
- a CDS encoding bifunctional salicylyl-CoA 5-hydroxylase/oxidoreductase has translation MTAARRVAVIGGGPGGLCTAALLKRLDPAREITLWERNAPDDTFGFGVVLSDETLGGIEHADPAVHRSLQREFVRWDAIDIVHRGTRHTSGGHGFAALGRHRLLRILHERCRELGVDLRFRTPAPDTGRLTREYDLVVAADGVHSAVRTAHADVFRPRITGHRCRYIWLAADFAFDAFRFEIAETEHGVMQLHGYPYAADASTVIVEMREEVWRAAGFDALDEQGSVERCAKIFAEALGGRPLRSRDSAWTTFRTVVNERWSHGNLVLLGDAAHTAHFSIGSGTKLAVEDALSLTACLTGQLTLEQALTAYEQERAPVVASTQRAARASLEWFENLALYLDRPPRQFAFNLLTRSRRVTHGNLRLRDAAFTESVEREFGCPPGTPPMFTPFRLRGLTLRNRVVVSPMDMYSAVDGVPGDFHLVHLGARALGGAGLVMTEMVCVSPEGRITPGCAGLWTGRQTESWRRITDFVHRQAPGTAIGVQLGHSGRKGSTRLMWEGMDEPLPEGNWPLVAASPLPYTPRSQVPRQLTRAQLTDVREQFTSAAWRAARAGFDLLELHCAHGYLLSGFLSPLTNHRTDAYGGSLDKRLRFPLEVFDAVRAVWPEERPMTVRVSATDWAEGGTGAEDAVAIARAFAAHGADAVDVSTGQVVADERPEFGRSYQTPFADRIRNEAKVPVIAVGAISSWDDVNSLILAGRTDLCALARPHLYDPHWTLHAAAEQGYQGPGAVWPAPYRAGSRPPRTGRADDPKSRIRPGG, from the coding sequence ATGACCGCTGCGAGGCGGGTCGCCGTCATCGGCGGCGGACCCGGCGGGCTCTGTACGGCGGCCCTGCTGAAACGGCTCGATCCGGCCCGCGAGATCACCCTCTGGGAGCGCAACGCCCCCGACGACACCTTCGGCTTCGGCGTCGTGCTCTCCGACGAGACCCTCGGCGGCATCGAACACGCCGACCCGGCCGTCCACCGCTCGCTCCAGCGGGAGTTCGTCCGCTGGGACGCCATCGACATCGTCCACCGGGGCACCCGGCACACCTCCGGCGGCCACGGCTTCGCCGCGCTCGGCCGGCACCGCCTGCTGCGGATCCTGCACGAACGCTGCCGCGAACTCGGCGTCGACCTGCGCTTCCGCACCCCGGCCCCGGACACCGGCCGGCTGACGCGCGAGTACGACCTCGTCGTCGCCGCCGACGGGGTGCACAGCGCCGTCCGCACCGCCCACGCCGACGTGTTCCGGCCCCGGATCACCGGCCACCGCTGCCGCTACATCTGGCTCGCCGCCGACTTCGCCTTCGACGCGTTCCGCTTCGAGATCGCCGAGACCGAGCACGGTGTGATGCAGCTGCACGGCTACCCCTACGCGGCGGACGCGTCCACCGTGATCGTCGAGATGCGCGAAGAGGTGTGGCGGGCCGCCGGGTTCGACGCCCTGGACGAGCAGGGCTCCGTCGAGCGCTGCGCCAAGATCTTCGCCGAAGCGCTCGGCGGACGCCCGCTGCGCTCGCGCGACTCGGCCTGGACCACCTTCCGCACGGTGGTCAACGAGCGCTGGTCGCACGGCAATCTGGTGCTGCTCGGCGACGCCGCGCACACCGCCCACTTCTCCATCGGCTCCGGCACCAAACTCGCCGTCGAGGACGCCCTCTCCCTCACTGCCTGCCTCACCGGACAACTCACGCTCGAACAGGCGTTGACGGCCTACGAGCAGGAGCGCGCCCCGGTCGTCGCCTCCACCCAGCGCGCCGCGCGGGCCAGCCTGGAGTGGTTCGAGAACCTCGCCCTGTACCTCGACCGGCCGCCCCGCCAGTTCGCCTTCAACCTGCTCACCCGCAGCCGCCGCGTCACCCACGGCAACCTCCGGCTGCGCGACGCCGCCTTCACCGAGTCCGTGGAGCGCGAGTTCGGCTGCCCGCCCGGCACACCCCCGATGTTCACCCCGTTCCGGCTGCGCGGGCTGACCCTGCGCAACCGGGTCGTCGTCTCGCCGATGGACATGTACTCCGCGGTCGACGGCGTGCCCGGCGACTTCCACCTGGTGCACCTGGGCGCCCGCGCCCTGGGCGGCGCGGGCCTGGTGATGACCGAGATGGTGTGCGTAAGCCCCGAGGGGCGGATCACCCCCGGCTGCGCCGGCCTGTGGACCGGACGGCAGACCGAGTCCTGGCGGCGGATCACCGACTTCGTGCACCGGCAGGCGCCCGGCACCGCGATCGGCGTCCAGCTCGGCCACAGCGGACGCAAGGGCTCGACCCGGCTGATGTGGGAGGGCATGGACGAGCCGCTGCCCGAGGGCAACTGGCCGCTGGTGGCCGCCTCCCCGCTGCCGTACACGCCCCGGAGCCAGGTCCCCCGGCAGCTCACCCGGGCCCAGCTCACCGATGTCCGCGAGCAGTTCACCTCCGCCGCCTGGCGCGCCGCGCGGGCCGGCTTCGACCTGCTCGAACTGCACTGCGCCCACGGCTATCTGCTCTCCGGCTTCCTCTCACCGCTGACCAACCACCGCACCGACGCCTACGGCGGCTCCCTGGACAAACGGCTGCGCTTCCCGCTGGAGGTCTTCGACGCGGTGCGCGCGGTGTGGCCCGAGGAGCGGCCCATGACCGTACGCGTCTCCGCCACCGACTGGGCCGAGGGCGGCACCGGGGCCGAGGACGCCGTGGCCATCGCCCGCGCCTTCGCCGCGCACGGCGCCGACGCCGTCGACGTCTCCACCGGACAGGTGGTCGCCGACGAGCGGCCCGAGTTCGGGCGGTCGTACCAGACGCCCTTCGCCGACCGCATCCGCAACGAGGCGAAGGTCCCGGTGATCGCGGTCGGCGCGATCTCCTCCTGGGACGACGTCAACTCCCTGATCCTGGCCGGGCGCACGGACCTGTGCGCGCTGGCCCGCCCGCATCTGTACGACCCGCACTGGACCCTGCACGCCGCCGCCGAACAGGGCTACCAGGGCCCCGGCGCCGTCTGGCCCGCCCCCTACCGCGCGGGCAGCAGACCCCCGCGCACCGGCCGCGCGGACGACCCCAAGTCACGCATCAGGCCGGGCGGTTGA
- a CDS encoding PaaX family transcriptional regulator codes for MINVSEQPVPHAPRSLIVTLYGAYGRFAPGPVPVAELIRLLAAVGVDAPSVRSSVSRLKRRGLLLPARTAQGAAGYELSPQARQLLEDGDRRVYADAPPDDAGWVLAVFSVPESERQKRHVLRSRLAGLGFGTAAPGVWIAPARLHEETRHTLRRLRLDAYVDFFRGEHLGFAPTAEAVGRWWDLAAIAAEHEAFLDRHAGVLRAWERRADTPPEEAYRDYLLALDSWRHLPYTDPGLPARLLPAGWPGARSAAVFRALHERLRDAGAEFADLA; via the coding sequence ATGATCAACGTGTCCGAGCAGCCCGTACCGCATGCCCCGAGGTCCCTCATCGTCACGCTCTACGGGGCGTACGGCCGCTTCGCGCCCGGCCCGGTGCCGGTCGCCGAACTGATCCGGCTGCTGGCCGCTGTCGGGGTGGACGCGCCGTCCGTGCGCTCCTCGGTGTCCCGGCTCAAGCGCCGCGGGCTGCTGCTCCCCGCGCGCACCGCGCAGGGCGCGGCGGGCTACGAACTCTCGCCACAGGCAAGGCAGTTGCTGGAGGACGGCGACCGCCGCGTGTACGCCGACGCGCCGCCGGACGACGCGGGCTGGGTGCTGGCGGTGTTCTCCGTACCGGAGTCGGAGCGGCAGAAGCGCCATGTGCTGCGCTCGCGGCTGGCCGGGCTCGGCTTCGGCACGGCGGCGCCGGGCGTGTGGATCGCCCCGGCCCGGCTGCACGAGGAGACCCGGCACACGCTGCGGCGGCTGCGGCTGGACGCGTACGTGGACTTCTTCCGCGGCGAGCACCTGGGGTTCGCACCGACCGCCGAGGCGGTGGGCCGCTGGTGGGACCTGGCGGCGATCGCCGCGGAGCACGAGGCGTTCCTGGACCGGCACGCGGGCGTGCTGCGGGCGTGGGAGCGGCGGGCGGACACCCCGCCCGAGGAGGCGTACCGCGACTACCTCCTCGCCCTGGACTCCTGGCGCCATCTGCCCTACACCGACCCGGGTCTGCCGGCCCGGCTGCTCCCGGCCGGCTGGCCCGGCGCCCGCTCGGCCGCCGTCTTCCGGGCTCTGCACGAGCGGCTGCGGGACGCGGGCGCCGAGTTCGCCGATCTGGCCTGA
- a CDS encoding helix-turn-helix transcriptional regulator, giving the protein MQRELLAAFLRSRREALSPEQLGLNPGPRRRTPGLRREEVAQLSGVSLTWYTWLEQGRDIRVSRQVLEALAQTLQLTPDERRHLFTLAETALPVEPPRPATVHPTLRKLVQTLDPNPAHVINDRWDVLAANRGYASLVGGLEQLPQEERNSIWLLFTRPQMQSLLVDWQNEVRDILGQFRIAVGQHPDDPRTAALIDTLTRSSSQFRALWSEHPVRAFRPTMKRFSHPTAGRLDLNYTKLDVAEAPGQHLVVFMPASEADERSLARLVAESPQEALL; this is encoded by the coding sequence ATGCAGCGAGAACTTCTGGCGGCGTTCCTCAGGTCCCGACGGGAAGCACTCTCCCCCGAACAGCTCGGGCTGAACCCAGGACCGCGCCGCCGCACCCCGGGGCTGCGCCGCGAGGAGGTCGCCCAGCTCTCCGGCGTCAGCCTGACCTGGTACACCTGGCTGGAGCAGGGCCGGGACATCCGGGTGAGCCGCCAGGTCCTGGAGGCGCTCGCCCAGACCCTCCAGCTCACCCCGGACGAGCGGCGGCACCTGTTCACCCTGGCGGAGACGGCGCTGCCGGTCGAGCCGCCGCGGCCCGCGACGGTCCACCCGACCCTGCGCAAGCTGGTGCAGACCCTCGACCCCAACCCGGCGCACGTCATCAACGACCGCTGGGACGTGCTGGCCGCCAACCGCGGCTACGCCTCCCTGGTGGGCGGTCTGGAACAGCTGCCGCAGGAGGAACGCAACAGCATCTGGCTGCTGTTCACCCGCCCGCAGATGCAGTCGCTCCTGGTCGACTGGCAGAACGAGGTGCGCGACATCCTCGGCCAGTTCCGCATCGCCGTCGGGCAGCACCCCGACGATCCGCGCACCGCCGCGCTGATCGACACGCTGACCCGGTCCAGCAGCCAGTTCCGCGCCCTGTGGTCCGAGCATCCGGTACGGGCGTTCCGGCCGACCATGAAGCGCTTCAGCCATCCGACGGCCGGGCGGCTGGATCTCAACTACACCAAACTGGACGTGGCGGAGGCGCCCGGCCAGCACCTGGTGGTGTTCATGCCCGCGTCCGAGGCGGACGAGCGGTCGCTGGCCCGGCTGGTCGCCGAGTCCCCGCAGGAGGCGCTGCTCTAG
- a CDS encoding AMP-binding protein, translating to MNPTDPSWDDARADIGETESAGAGGGLRPPVPSAHVDTFARDHLPPPDQWPRLRFELPELRYPDRLNCAAELLHPAGTPGTHPVFRTPAGAVWTYADLRAHVDRVARILTADLGVVPGNRVLLRGPTTPWLAACWLAVLKAGAVAVTVLAQQRAHELRTICEIARVRHALCDVRAVDDLVKAEVPGLSITAYGGDAPDDLLRRAVSEVPFRAVDTAADDVALIAFTSGTTGRPKGCVHFHRDVLAIADTFSRHVLRPRADDVFAGSPPLGFTFGLGGLVVFPLRAGASALLLEQGRPEQLLAAVTEHRVSVLFTAPTAYRTMLDRLGTQDLSSLRRCVSAGENLPAATWHAWHEHTGLRIINGIGATELLHIFVSAADDDIRPGATGLPVPGWHARVQDEYGRPVPDGEPGLLAVQGPVGCRYLADPRQHAYVRDGWNLTGDTYVRDSDGYFRYVARADDMIISAGYNIAGPEVEDALLRHPDVVEAAVVGRPDDARGEVVVAYAVLRRGAPRDAEALRAFVKSELAPYKCPREIVFLDALPRTATGKLQRFRLRTATGGAADADPDAGDQR from the coding sequence ATGAACCCGACGGATCCCAGCTGGGACGACGCCAGGGCGGACATCGGGGAGACCGAGTCCGCCGGTGCCGGGGGCGGCCTGCGGCCGCCGGTTCCCTCGGCCCACGTCGACACCTTCGCGCGCGACCATCTGCCGCCCCCGGACCAGTGGCCGCGGCTGCGCTTCGAACTGCCGGAGCTGCGCTACCCGGACCGGCTGAACTGCGCCGCCGAACTCCTCCACCCGGCCGGCACCCCCGGCACGCACCCGGTGTTCCGCACCCCCGCGGGAGCGGTCTGGACGTACGCCGACCTGCGCGCCCACGTCGACCGCGTCGCGCGGATCCTCACCGCCGACCTCGGTGTGGTGCCCGGCAACCGGGTGCTGCTGCGCGGGCCGACCACGCCCTGGCTGGCCGCCTGCTGGCTCGCCGTCCTCAAGGCGGGCGCCGTCGCCGTCACCGTGCTCGCCCAGCAGCGGGCCCACGAACTGCGCACGATCTGCGAGATCGCCCGGGTCCGGCACGCGCTGTGCGACGTACGGGCCGTCGACGACCTGGTCAAGGCGGAGGTCCCCGGGCTCTCGATCACCGCGTACGGCGGGGACGCGCCCGACGACCTGCTGCGCCGCGCCGTGTCCGAGGTGCCCTTCCGGGCGGTGGACACCGCCGCCGACGACGTGGCGCTCATCGCCTTCACCTCCGGCACGACCGGGCGGCCCAAGGGCTGTGTGCACTTCCACCGGGACGTCCTGGCCATCGCGGACACCTTCTCCCGGCATGTGCTCAGGCCGCGCGCGGACGACGTGTTCGCGGGCAGCCCCCCGCTCGGGTTCACCTTCGGCCTCGGCGGTCTGGTGGTCTTCCCGCTGCGGGCGGGCGCCAGCGCCCTGCTGCTCGAACAGGGCCGTCCCGAGCAGTTGCTCGCGGCCGTCACCGAGCACCGGGTGTCCGTGCTGTTCACCGCCCCCACCGCCTACCGCACGATGCTCGACCGGCTCGGCACCCAGGACCTCTCCTCGCTGCGCCGCTGCGTGTCGGCGGGCGAGAACCTGCCCGCGGCCACCTGGCACGCCTGGCACGAGCACACCGGCCTGCGCATCATCAACGGCATCGGCGCCACCGAGCTGCTGCACATCTTCGTCTCGGCCGCCGACGACGACATCAGACCCGGCGCGACCGGACTGCCCGTACCGGGGTGGCACGCGCGCGTGCAGGACGAGTACGGCCGGCCGGTGCCCGACGGGGAGCCGGGACTGCTCGCCGTCCAGGGGCCCGTCGGCTGCCGCTATCTGGCGGACCCGCGGCAGCACGCGTACGTGCGCGACGGCTGGAACCTCACCGGGGACACCTATGTCCGCGACTCCGACGGGTACTTCCGCTACGTCGCCCGCGCCGACGACATGATCATCTCGGCCGGGTACAACATCGCCGGGCCGGAGGTCGAGGACGCCCTGCTGCGCCACCCGGACGTGGTCGAGGCGGCGGTCGTGGGACGGCCCGACGACGCGCGTGGCGAGGTCGTGGTGGCCTACGCCGTGCTGCGGCGGGGGGCGCCCCGGGACGCGGAGGCGCTGCGCGCCTTCGTCAAGTCCGAGCTGGCGCCGTACAAGTGCCCGCGCGAGATCGTGTTCCTGGACGCGCTGCCGCGCACGGCCACCGGCAAGCTCCAGCGCTTCCGGCTGCGCACGGCCACCGGCGGGGCCGCGGACGCCGACCCGGACGCCGGTGACCAGCGGTGA
- a CDS encoding RidA family protein, whose amino-acid sequence MTVRRVNPPELSPPTGFSHAVVATGSRVVFLAGQTALDADGKVTGTTLPEQFATALTNLLTALRAAGGTPADLARVTVYATDVAAYRAHAPALGRLWRELAGRDYPAMAVVQVVRLWDEEAMVEIDGLAVLA is encoded by the coding sequence GTGACCGTCCGGCGCGTCAACCCGCCCGAGCTGTCCCCGCCCACCGGCTTCTCGCACGCCGTCGTCGCCACCGGCTCCCGTGTGGTGTTCCTGGCCGGGCAGACCGCGCTGGACGCGGACGGCAAGGTGACCGGCACCACCCTGCCCGAGCAGTTCGCGACGGCCCTGACCAACCTCCTCACCGCCCTGCGCGCCGCCGGCGGCACCCCCGCCGACCTCGCCCGCGTCACCGTCTACGCCACCGACGTCGCCGCCTACCGCGCCCACGCGCCCGCCCTGGGCCGCCTCTGGCGCGAACTGGCGGGCCGCGACTACCCGGCGATGGCGGTCGTACAGGTCGTACGCCTGTGGGACGAGGAGGCGATGGTGGAGATCGACGGTCTCGCGGTCCTCGCCTGA
- a CDS encoding acyl-CoA dehydrogenase family protein codes for MPAFSLEPDRIAWCAELRAQAAGRLRPLAEKGEPGRVNRPLLAELGRLGLLERLFTSGALDLCLMRESLARSCTEAETALALQGLGAHPVHAHGTPAQRARWLPAVAAGEAVAAFALSEPGAGSDAAALALRAAPESDAAPESDGRWEERGTAAPDGTGGSLAARPDGPRRWRLTGTKCWISNAPEADLYTVFARTTPGAGARGVTAFLVPADRPGLTGSALEMLSPHPIGTLDFDGVPVTGDDVLGEPDRGFRVAMGTLNLFRPSVGAFAVGMAQAALEATVAHTARRDAFGGRLSDLQTVAHRVAEMSLRTEAARLMVYAAATAYDAGDPDVPRRSAMAKLLATETAQYVVDAAVQLHGARALCRGHLLEHLYREVRAPRIYEGASEVQRSIIAKETYARLTTEEAP; via the coding sequence ATGCCCGCATTCTCGCTCGAACCGGACCGGATCGCCTGGTGTGCCGAACTGCGCGCACAGGCCGCCGGCCGGCTGCGGCCCCTCGCGGAGAAGGGCGAGCCGGGCCGTGTCAACCGCCCGCTCCTCGCCGAGCTGGGCCGCCTCGGCTTACTCGAACGCCTGTTCACTTCTGGCGCGCTGGACCTCTGCCTGATGCGCGAGTCCCTCGCCCGGAGCTGCACCGAGGCCGAGACCGCCCTCGCCCTCCAGGGCCTGGGCGCCCACCCGGTCCACGCCCACGGCACCCCGGCCCAGCGCGCCCGCTGGCTGCCCGCGGTGGCGGCGGGCGAGGCGGTGGCGGCGTTCGCGCTGAGCGAGCCGGGCGCGGGCTCGGACGCGGCGGCCCTGGCCCTGCGCGCCGCACCGGAGTCGGACGCCGCACCGGAGTCGGACGGCCGGTGGGAGGAGCGCGGGACCGCCGCCCCGGACGGCACCGGCGGGTCCCTCGCCGCCCGCCCCGACGGCCCCCGCCGCTGGCGGCTCACCGGGACCAAGTGCTGGATCTCCAACGCCCCCGAGGCCGACCTCTACACCGTCTTCGCCCGCACCACGCCCGGCGCCGGCGCCCGGGGCGTGACCGCGTTCCTGGTCCCGGCCGACCGCCCCGGACTCACCGGCAGCGCCCTGGAGATGCTCTCCCCGCACCCCATCGGCACGCTCGACTTCGACGGCGTCCCCGTCACCGGCGACGACGTGCTCGGCGAGCCGGACCGGGGGTTCCGCGTCGCGATGGGCACCCTCAACCTCTTCCGGCCCAGCGTCGGCGCGTTCGCCGTCGGCATGGCGCAGGCGGCGCTGGAGGCGACCGTGGCGCACACCGCGCGGCGCGACGCCTTCGGCGGCAGGCTGAGCGACCTCCAGACCGTCGCCCACCGGGTGGCCGAGATGTCCCTGCGCACGGAGGCGGCCCGCCTGATGGTGTACGCGGCGGCCACCGCGTACGACGCCGGGGACCCGGACGTGCCCCGGCGCTCGGCCATGGCCAAACTCCTCGCCACCGAGACCGCGCAGTACGTCGTCGACGCGGCCGTCCAGCTGCACGGCGCCCGCGCCCTGTGCCGCGGCCACCTCCTCGAACACCTCTACCGCGAGGTGCGCGCGCCCCGGATCTACGAGGGCGCCAGCGAGGTCCAGCGCTCGATCATCGCCAAGGAGACCTACGCCCGGCTCACGACCGAGGAGGCCCCGTGA
- a CDS encoding enoyl-CoA hydratase family protein, protein MSPFTGSAARTSAWRHLRVVLDDGVATVTLARPDKLNALTFGAYADLRDLLAELSRERAVRALVLAGEGRGFCSGGDVDEIIGATLAMDTAELLDFNRMTGQVVRAVRECPFPVVAAVHGVAAGAGAVLALAADFRVADPSARFAFLFTRVGLSGGDMGAAYLLPRVVGLGHATRLLMLGGPVRAPEAERIGLISELTEEGRADEAAGALARRLADGPALAHAQTKALLTAELDMPLSAAVELDAATQALLMNGADYAEFHAAFTEKRPPKWQGR, encoded by the coding sequence ATGAGTCCCTTCACCGGTTCCGCCGCCCGCACCTCCGCGTGGCGCCATCTGCGCGTGGTGCTGGACGACGGCGTCGCCACGGTCACCCTGGCCCGCCCCGACAAGCTCAACGCCCTCACCTTCGGCGCCTACGCCGACCTGCGCGACCTGCTCGCCGAGCTGTCCCGGGAGCGGGCCGTGCGCGCCCTGGTGCTGGCCGGGGAGGGGCGCGGCTTCTGCTCGGGCGGCGACGTCGACGAGATCATCGGCGCCACCCTGGCCATGGACACCGCCGAACTGCTCGACTTCAACCGGATGACCGGCCAGGTGGTCCGCGCCGTGCGCGAATGCCCGTTCCCGGTGGTCGCGGCCGTGCACGGTGTCGCGGCGGGCGCCGGGGCCGTGCTGGCGCTGGCCGCCGACTTCCGCGTCGCCGACCCCAGCGCCCGCTTCGCCTTCCTGTTCACCCGCGTCGGCCTGTCCGGCGGCGACATGGGCGCCGCCTATCTGCTGCCCCGCGTGGTCGGCCTCGGCCACGCCACCCGGCTGCTGATGCTCGGCGGGCCGGTCCGCGCCCCCGAGGCCGAACGCATCGGCCTGATCAGCGAGTTGACCGAGGAAGGGCGTGCCGACGAGGCGGCCGGTGCCCTGGCCCGCCGGCTCGCCGACGGCCCCGCCCTCGCCCACGCCCAGACCAAGGCCCTGCTCACGGCCGAACTGGACATGCCGCTGTCGGCCGCCGTGGAGCTGGACGCCGCCACCCAGGCCCTGCTGATGAACGGCGCGGACTACGCCGAGTTCCACGCCGCCTTCACCGAGAAGCGCCCGCCGAAGTGGCAGGGGAGGTGA
- a CDS encoding ATP-grasp domain-containing protein, whose amino-acid sequence MKLCFLVEEQYRRDGMPVEVIRRLTSWGHQVDVVRPGGSLLDMTEELRTGAHDAWVLKTVSGGPGLTLLEAAAAAGTTTVNDARSIRGVRDKALAAAIGRSRGLPLPRTYAAARPELLAEIPPSEYPLVVKPADGSSGRAVHLVPAPDRLAALLPELAGEGLLIAQPYVPNPGTDVKVYSVAGELYATERRSPLHPEHALRERRVPLSAEVAALAARVGAVYGLDLYGVDVVLGPDGPVVVDVNDFPSFRQVPDAVSRVARAVLELAARTDTPAPAPAPGLDAVPGPDAGPAAQRTEPPAPALPVTLPHLPGQVPVTVGETA is encoded by the coding sequence ATGAAGCTCTGCTTTCTGGTGGAGGAGCAGTACCGCCGCGACGGCATGCCGGTCGAGGTGATCCGCCGGCTGACCTCCTGGGGACACCAGGTGGACGTGGTGCGGCCGGGCGGCTCCCTGCTGGACATGACGGAGGAACTGCGCACCGGCGCCCACGACGCCTGGGTGCTCAAGACGGTCTCCGGCGGCCCGGGACTCACCCTGCTCGAAGCCGCGGCGGCCGCCGGGACGACCACCGTCAACGACGCCCGCTCCATACGCGGCGTACGCGACAAGGCGCTCGCCGCCGCCATCGGCCGCAGCCGCGGACTCCCGCTGCCCCGGACGTACGCGGCGGCCCGCCCCGAACTGCTCGCCGAGATACCGCCGTCCGAGTACCCGCTCGTCGTCAAGCCCGCCGACGGCAGCTCGGGCCGGGCGGTGCACCTGGTCCCCGCACCGGACCGGCTCGCCGCGCTCCTGCCCGAACTGGCCGGTGAGGGCCTGCTCATCGCCCAGCCGTACGTGCCCAACCCGGGCACCGACGTCAAGGTGTACAGCGTCGCCGGTGAGCTGTACGCGACCGAGCGCCGCTCCCCGCTCCACCCCGAACACGCCCTGCGCGAACGCCGCGTACCCCTCTCGGCGGAGGTCGCCGCGCTGGCCGCCCGCGTCGGCGCCGTCTACGGCCTCGACCTGTACGGCGTGGACGTGGTGCTCGGCCCCGACGGTCCCGTGGTCGTCGACGTGAACGACTTCCCGAGCTTCCGCCAGGTCCCCGACGCGGTGTCCCGCGTCGCCCGCGCCGTACTCGAACTGGCCGCCCGCACGGACACCCCGGCCCCCGCGCCCGCGCCGGGACTCGACGCCGTCCCGGGCCCCGACGCCGGTCCCGCGGCGCAGCGGACGGAGCCGCCCGCGCCCGCGCTGCCGGTGACGCTGCCCCACCTGCCCGGACAGGTCCCCGTCACGGTGGGCGAGACCGCATGA
- a CDS encoding DUF6299 family protein: MSLTPVRPLLGALGLAAAALLLSAPHAATAADGTDTGTDTVTVDPTARLAADGTVTLSGTYRCTGADGPVFVSSALSRNDSPTGYGIGGTHAVCDGARHTWSNTGTPADALDPGAARVEATVMELTTQGGLPLMPRFHAVGQQDVTLTRV; this comes from the coding sequence ATGTCCCTCACCCCGGTACGACCTCTGCTCGGCGCCCTCGGACTGGCCGCCGCCGCGCTGCTCCTGAGCGCACCGCACGCGGCGACGGCCGCGGACGGCACCGACACCGGCACCGACACCGTCACCGTCGACCCGACCGCCCGCCTGGCCGCCGACGGCACCGTGACGCTCTCCGGCACCTACCGCTGCACCGGCGCCGACGGCCCGGTCTTCGTCAGCTCCGCCCTCAGCAGAAACGACTCACCCACCGGCTACGGCATCGGCGGCACCCACGCGGTCTGCGACGGCGCCCGGCACACCTGGTCCAACACGGGCACCCCCGCGGACGCCCTGGACCCGGGCGCGGCCCGCGTCGAGGCCACCGTCATGGAACTCACCACCCAGGGCGGGCTGCCGCTGATGCCCCGCTTCCACGCGGTCGGACAGCAGGACGTCACCCTGACCCGCGTCTGA